One segment of Cutaneotrichosporon cavernicola HIS019 DNA, chromosome: 4 DNA contains the following:
- a CDS encoding uncharacterized protein (DUF1338), which yields MGSVSNLPTLNPVSKLPPSSPWTPSTLRSRFVSALSDMYRTEVPLYGNLVAIVGEVDAKVLAARGEEPSSLPVRNSVERHGAIRLGTACEMRLILRLFALLGMHPVGYYDLSVVGFPLHGTAFRPVSEDELRKNPFRVFTTVLRPGLIASTTVRKLAENILAERQLFSPALCSLLDKADNPEGVLSLTASDADTLIAESLKIFKWHSRSTVPLRTYRRLMREHPMVADVVCFPSAHINHLTPRTLDIDAVQAEMVNQGLPAKESIEGPPAGRKCEILLRQTSFKALEEKVAFVGGDDAGEYSSGTESNGGTTRKTVDGTHTARFGEVEQRGAAVTRKGRELYDQLLAEATAQLERWKQEGKKKELNEALATTFRAYPDDWDQLRTQGLVYFRYKVAKESASKSGAVQEGLAAGQLVDMEALLRAGAVVCEPITYEDFLPLSAAGIFTSNLSLGGPNEATERKLEKMEEQSNASRAELEQLLGCVIPSEIDLYDELQAASVKACEEALGLSKIVLAA from the exons ATGGGCTCCGTTAGCAACCTCCCGACCTTAAATCCCGTCTCAAAGCtcccgccttcctcgcc ATGGACGCCTTCCACACTCCGATCCCGCTTCGTTTCCGCCCTCTCGGACATGTACCGCACCGAGGTTCCTCTCTACGGTAACCTCGTCGCGattgtcggcgaggtcgatgcTAAGGTTCTCGCTGCTCGCGGAGAAGAACCCTCTTCTCTGCCCGTCCGAAACTCGGTTGAACGTCACGGCGCCATTCGACTCGGTACGGCATGTGAAATGCGCCTCATCTTGCGGCTATTTGCGTTGCTGGGAATGCACCCCGTGGGGTACTACGACCTTTCTGTCGTCGGGTTTCCCTTGCATGGTACAGCTTTCCGGCCAGTgagcgaggatgagctcCGCAAGAATCCCTTCCGCGTGTTCACCACCGTCCTTCGTCCAGGCCTAATCGCCTCCACGACAGTTCGAAAGCTCGCAGAGAACATTCTCGCCGAGCGTCAACTATTCTCGCCCGCTCTCTGTTCCTTGCTAGACAAAGCCGACAACCCCGAGGGTGTACTCTCCCTCACCGCTTCCGACGCCGACACTCTCATTGCTGAATCGCTCAAAATCTTCAAATGGCACTCTCGCTCAACTGTGCCCTTGCGGACCTACCGCAGGCTCATGAGAGAGCATCCGATGGTGGCGGATGTTGTCTGCTTTCCCAGCGCACATATCAACCATCTCACGCCACGCACTCTTGACATCGACGCTGTGCAGGCCGAGATGGTCAATCAGGGACTACCGGCCAAGGAAAGCATCGAGGGGCCACCCGCAGGGCGCAAGTGCGAGATACTGCTCAGGCAAACAAGCTTCAAGGCCTTGGAAGAAAAGGTTGCGTtcgttggcggcgacgacgctggAGAGTACAGCAGTGGGACCGAGTCGAACGGGGGTACGACTCGGAAGACGGTAGACGGGACCCATACCGCGAGGTTCGGGGAAGTGGAGCAGCGGGGAGCGGCTGTGACCaggaagggaagggagcTGTACGATCAGTTGCTTGCAGAGGCGACTGCGCAGCTGGAGAGATGGAAGCAGGAagggaagaagaaggagctcAACGAGGCACTGGCTACGACGTTCAGGGCCTATCCCGACGACTGGGACCAGCTGAGGACGCAAGGGCTTGTGTACTTCCGGTACAAAGTTGCCAAGGAGTCGGCCTCCAAGTCCGGCGCTGTTCAGGAGGGGCTCGCTGCTGGGCAGCTCGTCGATATGGAAGCCCTCCTACGCGCCGGTGCCGTCGTTTGCGAACCAATCACGTACGAAGACTTCCTTCCACTTTCTGCCGCTGGCATTTTCACATCGAATCTCAGCCTTGGTGGGCCTAACGAGGCGACCGAGAGGAAGTtggagaagatggaggagcAGAGCAACGCTAGCCGTGCCGAACTGGAGCAGTTGCTCGGATGTGTCATCCCGAGTGAGATTGACCTGTACGATGAGTTGCAAGCCGCCAGTGTGAAAGCGTGTGAGGAGGCACTGGGTTTGAGCAAGATCGTGCTGGCTGCTTGA
- a CDS encoding uncharacterized protein (Fungal specific transcription factor domain), producing MAEPSSKRARPNVPDRDDPAARGPRHPATRKRAPLACEECRVRKRRCDGAVPICGGCTKRKTTCIYLAELRERSWQQGMIQSLRSRLGELEEAERLQQQQQSNNVGDQTDSQRRRTTRRDPVLDREPTSDVEQGVSNQNAGHEASTQACNTIATQNPSLANASGMDMETWLFDDARATASPRPGSPGNNGVGALGTAQSPPLPATDVNRPGTQELPAVAHVPGSSTVWVGNVGRPSSQASPSASSHRLEAPNTQTLMSPIDRTISLVSAPIHSGLKTVSSVAGAASAVPQKCTCDRFLRTTQWTLPLRRQADDLVRLYFTRVHRTYTILHRPTFMKQYEQLWEPAPSGTELSPYASNCLGLCRQKGLDKTFPAMVNVVFALASLFGPNPPEQNSARAEAFFNVTQQIDLLDVIDEDGGIELVQLLLLMGYYLQTTEKFSKCWNIAGLAIRMAQNMGLQLSPNDARRKGCPTPSLTQREVEMRVRVWYGCVLLDREISALFGRTSMIRSDQLRLPLPEAIDDEYLSEDKAKRNSQPENCPSTVESFIETIKLYAILGQVLDRDESTDMARTPRPDALSSGHADAQSLLDLDTMIMEWRDSLPPHLQYDPTAEDGRSGNALIPDGFLAPALRLHVRFLHVRVLILRGALEHLLKQRHIFPPTQAKTSPGVGRVQDWMLSGIAAQCVLSAESLVRCLDTNIKTRSLAAWWYNVSYLHTCGSVLLMGQLCSFDEGLINRESLTASWDLIANNSFNLLQQSTKRLLAERDRPGAADMENGRLQGRIWAAPNQTGVRPSNTPAGTGLDLQNRSLSATLVGGEPSTLTTTGQVKTSGVNLPEDSLEAELWGAGDPAGLGEWAFMPYLSQVAQLESLPQEFQGFDIFNIE from the exons ATGGCGGAGCCATCATCCAAACGGGCCCGACCAAACGTCCCCGATCGTGACGACCCGGCGGCTCGCGGTCCCAGACACCCCGCGACACGGAAACGGGCCCCATTGGCCTGCGAGGAATGTCGCGTTCGCAAGAGACGATGTGATGGAGCGGTCCCCATCTGCGGCGGTTGCACAAAGCGAAAGACAACCTGCATTTACCTGGCCGAGCTCCGGGAACGGTCTTGGCAGCAAGG CATGATCCAATCGCTGCGGAGTCGGCTGGGCGAGTTAGAAGAGGCCGAACGATtgcaacagcagcagcagtcCAACAACGTGGGCGACCAGACCGACtcccagcgccgccgcacaACACGTAGGGACCCCGTTCTCGATCGGGAACCAACGTCAGATGTCGAACAAGGCGTGAGCAATCAGAACGCTGGCCACGAAGCATCCACGCAAGCTTGTAATACCATTGCCACCCAAAACCCGAGTCTCGCCAACGCGTCGGGAATGGATATGGAGACGTGGCTTTTCGATGATGCGAGAGCAACAGCCTCCCCGAGGCCAGGGTCTCCCGGCAACAACGGTGTaggcgcgctcggcacaGCCCAGTCACCACCGCTTCCGGCCACCGACGTCAATAGGCCTGGCACCCAAGAGTTACCGGCTGTTGCACACGTCCCTGGCTCTTCGACTGTCTGGGTTGGCAACGTGGGCCGCCCTTCATCACAAGCGAGTCCTTCCGCATCGTCTCATCGCCTTGAGGCTCCCAACACCCAAACGCTGATGAGCCCAATCGATCGTACGATTAGCCTAGTGTCGGCCCCCATACACTCCGGTCTGAAGACTGTTTCTTCTGTCGCAGGAGCAGCATCTGCGGTCCCGCAGAAATGCACCTGCGACCGCTTTCTGCGAACAACGCAGTGGACTCTACCACTTCGGCGACAGGCGGATGATCTGGTCCGGCTCTACTTCACTCGGGTCCACCGGACGTACACTATCCTTCATCGACCGACGTTTATGAAGCAATACGAACAGTTATGGGAACCGGCGCCTTCGGGGACTGAACTCTCGCCCTACGCTTCCAATTGCTTGGGTCTGTGCAGGCAGAAGGGCCTCGACAAGACCTTTCCCGCCATGGTCAACGTTGTCTTTGCACTGGCGTCCTTGTTCGGGCCGAACCCACCGGAACAGAACTCGGCACGAGCCGAGGCCTTCTTCAACGTCACCCAACAAATCGATCTGCTAGACGTCATtgacgaggatggaggCATCGAGCTGGTTCAGTTGCTCCTCCTGATGGGCTATTACCTTCAGACAACGGAGAAGTTCTCAAAGTGCTGGAATATTGCTGGCCTTGCCATCCGCATGGCCCAGAACATGGGGCTGCAATTGAGCCCAAACGATGCCCGACGAAAAGGTTGCCCAACTCCATCTCTAACTCAGCGGGAGGTGGAGATGCGAGTGCGTGTCTGGTACGGCTGTGTCTTGCTCGACCGGGAGATCTCTGCGCTGTTTGGACGAACGTCGATGATTCGAAGCGATCAACTTCGACTCCCGTTGCCAGAGGCCattgacgacgagtacctcagcgaggacaaggcgaAGCGGAATTCCCAGCCGGAAAACTGTCCGAGTACAGTGGAGTCATTTATCGAGACCATCAAGCTTTACGCCATTCTTGGTCAGGTTTTGGACAGGGACGAGTCGACAGATATGGCAAGAACCCCGCGGCCCGACGCGTTGTCCAGCGGCCATGCCGATGCCCAGTCATTGTTGGACCTGGACACGATGATCATGGAGTGGCGGGACTCTCTTCCCCCACACCTCCAGTACGACCCTACAGCGGAAGATGGCCGGTCAGGTAATGCTCTGATTCCGGACGGCTTTttggcgccggcgctgcGACTTCATGTAAG ATTTCTTCATGTCCGAgtcctcatcctccgtGGGGCCCTCGAACACCTCCTGAAGCAACGGCACATATTTCCGCCCACACAAGCGAAGACGAGCCCCGGTGTTGGGCGGGTTCAAGATTGGATGCTATCCGGAATTGCGGCGCAATGCGTCTTGTCGGCCGAGAGCCTGGTCCGCTGTCTTGACACGAACATCAAAACGCGAAGCCTCGCTGCCTGGTGGTACAACGTTAGCT ACTTGCACACATGCGGCAGCGTCCTGCTTATGGGCCAACTGTGCTCCTTTGACGAAGGCCTGATAAACCGGGAGTCACTCACAGCAAGCTGGGATCT TATTGCAAACAACTCTTTCAACTTGCTCCAGCAAAGCACCAAGAGGTTGCTGGCAGAGAGG GATCGACCGGGGGCGGCAGATATGGAGAACGGGCGTTTGCAGGGCCGGATATGGGCAGCACCAAACCAAACTGGCGTACGACCAAGTAACACTCCTGCAGGAACGGGGCTCGACCTCCAGAACAGGTCACTGTCCGCAACATTGGTTGGAGGGGAGCCTTCGACCTTGACTACCACGGGGCAAGTAAAGACGAGCGGTGTCAATCTTCCAGAGGACAGTCTGGAGGCAGAGTTATGGGGTGCCGGCGATCCTGCAGGGTTGGGAGAATGGGCTTTCATGCCGTACCTCTCGCAGGTAGCGCAGCTAGAGTCACTGCCCCAAGAGTTCCAGGGATTCGACATCTTCAATATCGAGTAG
- a CDS encoding uncharacterized protein (Beta-galactosidase), which translates to MVSLQPRLEKLRAGVHQLVVDGKPFMMRAGELNNSSMSSASFMRTVWPEMQRANVNTVLGGVPWDQIEPVEGQFDFSELDQIIVDARAHDIRLVLLWFGSFKNGASQYPPAWVKLDPKRFPRQKVGAIPQTANYLSVFDPKNRSRDADANAFKRLMEHVREVDGAHGTVIMVQVENETGLLGDSRDRSELANAAFEAPVPADLVELFDKQWETMNSTIRTTFAEQRKAGSIKATSTWEEAFGKSKSTDELFMAYHYAKYVGAVAAAGKAAYPIPHYTNAWLRNIPDGAEVDGATVVGFGGIFPGAYPSGGPVETVLDIWMEFAPAIDFFSPDIYMDGYDSTCALYSHRGQPLFIPEQRRDEFGAIRLWSAIGRFNALGTSPFAIDSGETPYTEHYLLLKQAAPHILDARVQGYPMDGFHFDAFAPGSPDPSPARTLHFGEWGLLVERAEVHGHPAAAYGIIIQTASNKFFLIGAGYQIKFSSNRKDATYTGLLSFDEKEVDDRGELRTGRLLNGDETQQGMAVVMPSKEIDFGDFWFIAMQVPARTRLAECTVYSLYE; encoded by the exons ATGGTCTCCCTTCAACCCCGCCTCGAGAAGCTCCGCGCCGGTGtccaccagctcgtcgtggACGGCAAACCGTTCATGAtgcgcgccggcgagctCAACAACTCGTCcatgagctcggcaagctTTATGCGCACAGTGTGGCCCGAGATGCAGCGCGCCAACGTCAACACAgtcctcggcggcgtaCCGTGGGACCAGATCGAGCCGGTTGAGGGCCAGTTTGACTTTTCCGAGCTGGACCAGATCATTGTTGATGCCCGCGCGCACGACATTCGCCTGGTGCTACTGTGGTTTGGTTCTTTCAAGAACG GAGCCTCGCAGTACCCGCCAGCGTGGGTCAAACTTGATCCCAAACGCTTTCCTCGCCAAAAGGTCGGCGCCATCCCCCAAACCGCCAACTACCTCTCTGTCTTTGACCCCAAGAATCGCTCCCGGGATGCTGACGCGAACGCGTTCAAGCGCCTGATGGAGCATGTCCGTGAGGTTGACGGCGCACACGGAACCGTGATCATGGTCCAGGTTGAGAACGAGACAGGTCTGCTGGGCGACTCGCGCGACCGGAGCGAACTCGCGAATGCTGCGTTTGAGGCACCTGTGCCTGCAGACCTTGTTGAGTTGTTCGACAAGCAGTGGGAGACTATGAACAGTACGATCCGGACCACCTTCGCCGAGCAGCGGAAAGCTGGTTCCATCAAGGCTACTTCCACATGGGAAGAGGCATTTGGCAAGAGCAAGTCCACCGACGAGCTGTTCATGGCATACCACTATGCCAAGTACGTAGGCGCTGTTGCGGCTGCAGGAAAGGCCGCCTACCCGATCCCGCACTACACCAACGCGTGGCTGCGCAACATTCCGGATGGTGCCGAGGTGGACGGGGCAACAGTCGTCGGCTTTGGCGGCATTTTCCCGGGTGCGTACCCTTCCGGTGGCCCGGTCGAGACGGTGCTTGACATCTGGATGGAGTTTGCGCCGGCCATCGACTTTTTCTCGCCTGACATCTACATGGATGGATACGACTCGACGTGTGCGTTGTACTCGCACCGTGGCCAGCCGCTGTTTATCCCCGAGCAGCGACGGGACGAGTTTGGTGCAATCCGGCTGTGGTCGGCCATTGGGCGATTCAACGCTCTGGGGACATCTCCGTTCGCGATCGACAGCGGCGAGACACCATACACCGAGCATTACCTTTTGCTCAAGCAGGCCGCACCGCACATTCTCGACGCACGCGTCCAGGGCTATCCCATGGACGGCTTCCACTTTGACGCCTTTGCGCCCGGAAGCCCCGACCCGTCCCCCGCACGCACGCTGCATTTTGGCGAATGGGGCCTCCTGGTagagcgcgccgaggttcACGGGCACCCGGCTGCGGCGTATGGCATCATTATCCAAACGGCTAGCAACAAGTTCTTCCTCATCGGTGCGGGGTACCAGATCAAGTTCTCGTCCAACCGGAAGGACGCAACGTACACTGGCCTACTCTCCTTTGACGAGAAGGAAGTGGACGACAGGGGCGAGCTGCGCACCGGTCGTCTCCtcaacggcgacgagacACAGCAGGGAATGGCTGTCGTGATGCCTAGCAAAGAGATCGACTTTGGCGATTTCTGGTTCATCGCGATGCAGGTGCCAGCGCGGACGCGTCTAGCCGAGTGCACGGTGTATTCTCTATACGAGTAG
- the ZTA1 gene encoding uncharacterized protein (N-terminal domain of oxidoreductase), with amino-acid sequence MSIPSKQRAVIVETTGGPEVLSFRTDHSVPTPGEGQVLVKNEISGINFIDTYFRTGLYPSPKPEVLGREAAGTVAALGQGTESSCLSVGDRVIWLANAGYAEYSAVPADKTIKLPDGLSYADATAAFMSGLTVLALSKETYEVKEGDWVLLHAAAGGAGFLMTQVLKHIGAKVIGTAGGPEKCALVKSLGADHVIDYRSKDGKDWVSAVKAITGGNGVDVVYDSVGKDTWEGSLEVVKRKGTVVWFGNSSGPIPPMPLNRLSPKCVKIARPTLFGYIATREEFEEYSNLLFGLLTSGALKVNIHGYYSLSDLKQAHKDLEGRRTTGKILIKITQ; translated from the exons ATGTCGATCCCCTCGAAACAGCGTGCCGTCATAGTGGAGACTACCGGCGGTCCTGAAGTCCTCTCTTTCCGCACCGACCATTCTGTACCGACGCCCGGCGAGGGCCAAGTGCTCGTCAAGAACGAAATCTCCGGCATCAACTTCATCGACACCTACTTCCGTACTGGACTGTACCCATcgcccaagcccgaggtcctcggccgcgaaGCGGCCGGCACTGTTGCCGCTCTCGGTCAGGGCACAGAGAGCTCTTGCCTTAGCGTCGGTGACCGCGTGATTTGGCTTGCCAACGCTGGATATGCCGAGTACTCTGCCGTCCCTGCTGACAAGACGATCAAGCTTCCGGATGGGCTGTCGTACGCGGATGCGACGGCTGCGTTCATGAGCGGACTGACGGTTCTGGCGCTGTCAAAGGAGACGTacgaggtcaaggaagGAGACTGGGTTCTGCTTCATGCTGCCGCTGGCGGTGCCGGCTTCCTCATGACGCAGGTTTTGAAGCACATCGGCGCCAAAGTTATCGGCACAGCTGGGGGGCCGGAGAAGTGCGCCTTGGTGAAGAGTCTCGGAGCCGACCATGTGATCGACTACAGgagcaaggacggcaaggactGGGTTTCGGCCGTTAAGGCGATCACTGGTGGAAACGGTGTCGATGTTGTCTACGACTCGGTGGGTAAGGATACTTGGGAGGGAAGCCTTGAAGTGGTCAAGCGCAAGGGCACCGTCGTTTGGTTTGGCAACTCGAGCGGTCCAATCCCGCCCATGCCACTCAA CCGCCTCTCACCAAAGTGTGTCAAGATCGCTCGTCCGACGCTGTTTGGCTACATTGCCACCCGTGAGGAGTTTGAGGAATACTCGAACCTCCTCTTCGGTCTCCTCACATCTGGGGCTTTGAAGGTCAATATCCACGGTTACTACTCGCTCTCAGACCTGAAGCAAGCTCACAAG GATCTGGAAGGACGCAGGACTACGGGCAAGATTCTGATCAAGATCACCCAGTGA
- a CDS encoding uncharacterized protein (Dienelactone hydrolase family): protein MSFHSCCLQGVKWDATPQGREENQGNQKYYVIGSNPHVAIMVIHDLYGWTFNNIRLLADQYADEVGATVYVPDFFGGTVLPADLIDNPADWVKLDLPNFMARNAKDVRKPEMIAFSQFLRSQHRRVGAIGFCYGGWAVFQLGAKTTDGSPPLVDCISTAHPTFLTNEEISNVGVPVQICAPEVDPQFTAELKAYTLAEIPKLGVPFEYQYFPGLVHGFAVKGNREDAAEMKGLQRAMRAAVGWFREWLVAA from the exons ATGTCTTTCCACTCTTGCTGTCTCCAAGGTGTCAAGTGGGACGCCACTCCCCAAGGACGCGAGGAGAATCAAGGCAACCAGAAGTACTATGTCATCGGCAGCAACCCTCATGTCGCCATTATGGTCATCCATGATCTCTACGGCTGGACTTTCAACAACATTCGTCTTCTGGCCGACCAGTAcgcggacgaggttggAGCCACAGTCTATGTGCCAGACTT CTTCGGCGGAACCGTGCTGCCCGCGGATCTTATTGACAACCCTGCCGATTGGGTCAAGCTTGACCTGCCCAACTTTATGGCTCGCAACGCCAAGGACGTCCGCAAGCCCGAGATGATCGCGTTCAGTCAATTCCTGAGGAGTCAGCACCGCCGTGTGGGTGCTATCGGCTTCTGTTACGGCGGCTGGGCGGTCTTCCAGCTTGGCGCCAAGACAACAGATGGCAGCCCCCCGCTCGTCGACTGCATTTCCACGGCGCATCCTACGTTTTTGACCAACGAGGAAATCAGCAATGTCGGCGTGCCGGTGCAGATCTGCGCGCCGGAGGTTGATCCCCAGTTCacggccgagctcaaggcgtACACGCTTGCCGAGATACCAAAGCTTGGTGTGCCGTTCGAATATCAATACTTTCCGGGCCTGGTGCATGGGTTTGCAGTGAAGGGAAACAGGGAGGATGCGGCCGAGATGAAGGGCTTGCAGAGGGCCatgagggcggcggtggggtGGTTCAGAGAATGGCTGGTTGCGGCTTAG
- a CDS encoding uncharacterized protein (WGS project CABT00000000 data, contig) has protein sequence MPFNRLIRFQDESGKAVFGEPNVTSADAFDDAVAKGALEATVYGGSDIFNVTQTSKVTKVVKVLGLLTADDVPIVKCVGLNYIKHIQEGGRKPPPYPSIFIKPRTSVASFNEDVAIPRIAQEDQLDYEGELCIVIGKTGKDIPELEALDHVAGYVSSNDVSARKWQRDPAFAGGVPQWCFSKGFDKFAPLGPMLVSPKVVGNAGNLRLQTWVNGELRQDTNTSDLLFGVEKIVAFISQGTTLEKGTIIMTGTPAGVAMGMKEPKWLKDGDVVEVRVEELGSVKNKMAFE, from the exons ATGCCCTTCAACCGCCTTATCCGCTTCCAGGACGAGTCCGGCAAGGCGGTCTTCGGAGAACCCAATGTCACATCCGCCGACGCCTTCGACGATGCCGTGGCGAAGGGTGCCCTCGAAGCGACCGTCTATGGCGGCAGCGACATTTTCAATGTTACGCAGACTTCAAAAGTGACCAAGGTGGTGAAGGTACTCGGCCTTCTCACTGCCGACGATGTGCCCATTGTCAAGTGCGTCGGTCTCAACTATATCAAACACA TTCAAGAGGGCGGCCGCAAGCCACCCCCCTACCCCTCCATCTTCATCAAGCCCCGCACTTCTGTTGCCTCTTTCAACGAGGACGTGGCCATCCCTCGTATCGCACAGGAAGACCAGCTTGACTACGAGGGTGAGCTGTGCATCGTCATCGGCAAGACGGGCAAGGACATTCCGGAGTTGGAGGCCCTTGACCACGTTGCCGGCTACGTATCGTCCAACGATGTGTCGGCCCGAAAGTGGCAGCGCGACCCAGCATTTGCAGGTGGTGTCCCGCAGTGGTGCTTCAGTAAGGGCTTCGACAAGTTTGCGCCGCTGGGTCCTATGCTTGTCTCGCCCAAGGTGGTCGGCAATGCTGGGAACCTTCGCCTGCAGACGTGGGTCAACGGCGAGCTCAGGCAGGACACCAATACGAGCGACTTGCTGTTTGGCGTCGAGAAGATTGTGGCCTTTATCAGCCAGGGGACCACGTTGGAGAAGGGGACGATCATCATGACGGGCACGCCAGCCGGTGTGGCCATGGGCATGAAGGAGCCCAAGTGGTTGAAGGACGGAGATGTGGTCGAGGTGagggtcgaggagctcggaAGCGTTAAGAACAAGATGGCTTTTGAGTAG